AAAAGCTAACATATATTAACTAgaacacttgaaaaaaaatagaacaaattaaaagaggagtgctagcaacacactccaataacaaacacactctaacacactctcttttattggttaaaatttacatggatcccataaaagttatatgggtccacatttttttatgggacccatgtgaatttcaaccaataaaagagagtgtgttggagtatgttgctagcattattccaagttaaaaacttaaataacataatttgttattaaaaaataaacttttttttttgacatataaaAAGTGAACTTAAATAACCTAATATCTAACTTTTACAAATGTTAAACATAAAAGACATACATTCCACCTAAAATCTATAGTTTTACATGAatctataatataatataataatagtaaaaatgtAACCATggtgaaaaaatattttactttccTGTGCTAAATGCATTTGTAAACCCGGTCCTCCTTTCCTTTCTGAAGTCAGTCAGTGCTATGAATGTGAGCTTCATAGGAACGCGCCTTCTCCACacgctttcttttattttttctttcaattattgAGCTACAAATCACGATGGATAAATAAATCTTCAACTTATAACCGTTCAAGTTGCAAAGTCACTcacattttaatttcttttgcgTTTTTTGCAAGACACTTTCAGGTTTGTTTTGCCAATTCAGTTCCACAAAAGTTGATTTCAATTCATAGTGTTAATGGTTTTTTCCCATTTAAATAAGAAATTTCAATTGTTGACCTGATAGGGAGTTAAGCTAGAATAATTTAGAAGTATAATTTACATTGTGATTTGAACATTTATTATATTAGGTTGTTTAGATTAGCTTTAACCCCATTTAAGTTATTATCCATTAAGGCTAGATGTAGTGTTTTGCCACACTTTAAGAAATGAATGAAATCAAatgaaattttcttattttatctATCTTAGGGTGCGTTCGATCTGCTAAAAACAGTTTTAGTTGTGCTGGGTTTGATTTTAAAGTTGTTCCTGAGACTGGACAAACTAGGAAGCAAGGGACtagacaaaaactgaaatttttgtccCCTACTGAACCGgtggacaactttttgtcctttGCACAACTTTTCTAAGATaccaaaataactttttgtGACAAAATTTGTTTAATACTTTCAATACCTTAATTTGTCATGTACAGTTTTTTCCATTACTTACATCTTGCAGATCAAATGGACTCTTAGTTTATcttttctttatgtttttcttAGAATAACTTGATCTCTCTATCATGACCTGTTgggaattgccttgaaaacgtggaaaAAACACTCCATGCTGTTTTTTTCGCCCCGGGCGAAAAAACTCGTGCCCCGggcgaaatttgaagcaggaaaagggggctctctgtttttcttttcgccccgggcgaaaaaacccgtgcctcaggcgaaaatttcGCAGGCTTATATATATGTCACGTTTTTCTGGTATTATGTGAggagaaattagggtttcttcATCCAACATCAATCTAGGATCAAAAGGGGTTCCTTTTGGGTATATtctagggttggggaagtgtttctaacaccttgtaatcacttatcattgaaatctcttggtcacgggaagagatttgggaaaagggtagaattagggttgaagtctaattcttgtaactcttttgtaatgaatctttgtaatcaagaaggaagtttgatagtggattggagggtctctctcccccagagaaggtcggttttgactgaactgggtaaacagttttcatcgtgttctttatcgctttcatagtttattgttgatttattgattattgctcatccattttgatttggttgcttcaattcatttgtcccacacatcaaaagtattattggtgtggttttcaatcagaattcacaacaattggcgcccatcGTGGGGCAAAGGGTTAAACGGATTAAGTACCATGAGTTCAAAATGGATTATTGAGGGACTTTCTGGATtcaatttggaattgtggaaagtgaagatgggaTCAAGAGCAATTTTAAGGTTCGGGATGATGGATAAAACATGGCgtgttgttatccggtgcctcgGAGGTAAAAAGCTAATGGAGATTGCGATGaaggtcagcctggagaggcggtggaataatactcaacatcagcctggagaggcggtggaataatactcaacatcagcctggagaggcggtggtaagaATACTCAGTTACAAGGTGGAagacatagtggatataccggtttaaggctttggtggaggaatctcggtttgaggtggaggtataccaaagtggtatggctatggagaccttgtgtggaagcaacggtgatcaagcttggtaacttgctagactgctggaggtagttggacacaaggagagtttgaggttgcagcttgtgaaaccacctaaaaattccaaggttggttggaggcaagcatatcttcaagagtacggaaagctacaatccggggtttgaagagggtatggTTTAGCTTGTGTAttgtcctaaaaatccaagggcaattggaggcatgcatttttcgggagtacggagaggtagactccgggggccgaagagggtatggtgtaaacaagtggagagagcagcacggtggttgatgggaagttggcatcaccatcgttttaaaggcaaggtggagattgttgggaattgccttgaaaacgtggaaaAAACACTCCATGCTGTTTTTTTCGCCCCGGGCGAAAAAACTCGTGCCCCGggcgaaatttgaagcaggaaaagggggctctctgtttttcttttcgccccgggcgaaaaaacccgtgcctcaggcgaaaatttcGCAGGCTTATATATATGTCACGTTTTTCTGGTATTATGTGAggagaaattagggtttcttcATCCAACATCAATCTAGGATCAAAAGGGGTTCCTTTTGGGTATATtctagggttggggaagtgtttctaacaccttgtaatcacttatcattgaaatctcttggtcacgggaagagatttgggaaaagggtagaattagggttgaagtctaattcttgtaactcttttgtaatgaatctttgtaatcaagaaggaagtttgatagtggattggAGGgtctctctctcccccagagtaggtcggttttgactgaactgggtaaacaattttcatcgtgttctttatcgctttcatagtttattgttgatttattgattattgctcatccattttgatttagttgcttcaattcatttgtcccacacatcaaaagtattattggtgtggttttcgatCAGAATTCACAACATGACCCTTCAATGACTTAAAGTTGTAGATTATCAGTTATTTATTAGTAACATTAAACTTAAAGTGCAAAGAATACTAGTATGATTTTGTTACTGGttatatcttatttttcattttgaactggctctattttatttatttttttcgatTCGATTCttgtttatttataatcataACAAATCTATTGGTAACCAGATATCTGTTGGTGTTTAAATGGGTTCTTCATCAACTTTTGGTGCTTCTCAGTCAAACTCAAAACATGATGTTTTTCTCAACTTTAGAGGGGAAGATACTCGATGCAATTTTACAAGCCATCTTTATGCTGCCTTGGTTAGAAAAAATGTCCACACATTCATTGATGACGAGGAAATTGAGAGAGGAGATAGTATCTCACCGACGCTTTTTTCAGCTATCGAAAGCTCAAAGATTTGCGTAACAATTTTCTCGCAGGATTATGCTTCTTCTGCATGGTGTTTAGATGAACTTGCGAAGATCATTGAATGCAATGAGAACAAAAAACTTATTGTCATACCTGTTTTCTATCATATTGACCCATCTCATGTAAGACACCAGAGGGGAACTTATGAagatgcatttaccaaacacgAACAGCGTTTCAAGGATAATCTATTCAAGGTACAAAAGTGGAGAACTGCTCTGCATCAAGCAGCCAACTCAGCAGGATGGGATTCCTCAAATATTAGGTAAATTTCTGTTTCTGAAAGAAAAACAATAGACTAGcaacaatatttattttgatttcttgCCCTATTTGAGTATGAAAATATATGGCACTGTTAGTAGTACAGGTAGTAGTTGTTAGTTTAGAATGTAGTTGGATAGTGTAGAAGACTTTAGTTGATAGTTGGAAGATAGTAGCAAGTAGTGTGCGATCTAGTATTGGAGTATTTAGTAACACGAGACAAGAGGAAACATATGAGTAGTTAACTTAGGATCCGGATTCTCTCCTTACAAAGTCTCTACATCAGTCTCTCAACCATATAAATACTAATATTGTTAGAGAATACATGGTTGAGAAACTGATGTAGAGACTCTGtaaggagaggatccaaattcgTTAACTTATTGTAAGTGGAGACATGCATATAGTGTGGTGAAGCCCTCAATGTTATTGTCATTCCATATCAAAGGATTGAATACAATTGTACATAGCTTTACCTATTTATAGGTGTGAGAGGTATATTCCAGATACTACATTCTTGAATTATCATGACATTTCCTAATAGAAAACTAGTTATTAATTTATTCTATGCACTACTAAAGTATCTAGAAAATTCTAGACATGCACATCATTACTTTGTTATTCTATAAATTACTAATGTAATTCTAGAAATATCTAGAAATGTGCATCATATAATTTTCAACATGCACGAGTACAAACTGAAGTACGATCATACGGCGGAGTATGGTGGGTGTTTGATTTTACATATATGCCTATTAATATTTTGCAAATTTTCTTTTACATCTAGGCTGGAGGCTGACCTAGTGGAAAAAATTGTTGAAGATATATTAGATAAGTTGAAATGTATAAGCCCACATGTTCCAAAGAAGGGGCTTGTAGGAATTACTCGACACATGGCACATGTCGAATCATTGTTATGCACTGGATCAGCTGATGTACGGATTATTGGTATTTGGGGTATGGGTGGTATAGGCAAGACAACCATTGCAGAGGCTATATATACAAAAGTCTCTTCTCAATACGACGGATGCTACTTCGCTGCCAATGTGAGGGAAAAATGGAAATATTCTAGAGAAAACGAGTTACGGACTAAACTTCTGGCTGGTGTATTAGGGAACCAAAACTTGGATATTAGCACCCCTACTATAAGTTCCACTTTTGTTGTAGGAAGGCTTCAATGTAAAAAGCTTCTCATTGTTCTCGATGACATAAGTGATTCCAAACAAATAGAATATCTTGTTGGCGAGAAAGATTGGTTTGGACCTGGTAGTCGAATCATAGTGACGACCAGAAATAAAGAAGTGTTTAACAGTGGTGTTGATGAATTATACCAAGTGAAGGTATTGAATTCTCATGAATCACTAAAGCTTTTTAGCTTGAAGGCCTTTCAACAAGACCATCCAATGAGGGAATACCAACACTTGTCAGACAGGGCAGTAGATTATGCTAAGGGCAATCCTCTTGCTCTTAAAGTTCTGGGTTCCAATCTTTGTGCCAAACGACCAAAAGAATGGGAGAGTGCACTGGAGAAACTGAAGAAAATTCCCAAGGCTGAAATTTATGATGTGTTAAGATTGAGTTATGAAGGATTAGACCCAGAAGAGCAGAATATATTTTTAGATATTGCCTGCTGTTTGAAAGGAAAAACGAAATGCAGTATAACAAGAATATTAGACGGCTGCGGTTTTTCTACCGAAATTGGGATGAGAAGCCTTGAAGATAAGTCTCTTGTAACCATTTCCAATGGCAACGAGGTAGAGGTGCATGATCTGATACAAGAGATGGGTTGGCAAATAGTTCGTGAAGAATCTATGAAAGAGCCTGGAAAACGAAGTCGATTGTGGGATCCTAAAGAAATTTATGATGTCCTCAAGTACAACACGGTATGGATCAATTTGCTTAGTCTATTTTTCTAAATATGTGGAGATGGTAATAAAATAATCTGCCTGTCATTATGTTTTTACTTTCTGAATTTGTATATTGCTTTTATTTGCCAGGGTACTGACAGTATTGAGAGCATAGTGTTGGACATGTCTCAAATCAAAGAAGTGACATTAAGGCCTCAAACTTTTGACAGAATGTACAAGATAAGGCTTTTGAATTTTCATGTTCCTTCACATGGTAAGAGAAGAACCAATGTGCATTTTTCCAGAAGTCTTGAGTGTTTGCCGGATGAATTGAGTTATCTCCGATGGGACTTTTTCCCATTGAAATCCTTGCCTCCATCGTTTTGTGCAGAGAAGCTTGTTGAACTTGATCTAAAACATAGCCTTGTTGAAAAGCTATGGAATGGAGTGCAGGTATCTTATTGAAACTTGTAACTTTGTAAGCTATATACATACAAAGAATTGATTATAGAAATCCACAATTTGCAaatacatttttctttcttataatACAGGATCTTGTGAATTTGAAGTTATTGAACCTTGGTGGTTGCAAGCACCTGATTGAGCTCCCAGATATGTCTTTGGCTTCAAAGCTTGAAGAAGTGCATCTTGATGATTGTACAAGTTTGTTGCATGTTCCTTCATCCATTTTGTCACTTGATAGTCTTTTTGCACTAAATCTGAGAGGCTGTAAAGAGCTTCGTTACATTCAAAGTGAGAAGCAGTCTAGATCTCTTACATGGCTCAATCTCAGAGGATGCTCAAGACTTGTAAAATATTCAGTTATTTCAGAGAAATTGGACTCTTTGAACTTAGATGACACGGCAATTGAAGAACTGCCTTCATTAGTTATTGGTTTAGATTGTAGCATCCAGCTTCTCGACTGCCCAAAACTTGAGAAATTACCTGCAACATTTGATTCCTCACTGTCCATTACTTCGCTCCGTCTAGATAATTGTTTAAATTTATCAAAACTCCCTGACAACCTCGGCCTCttgtcaaaattaaataaactatcATTAAGAGGAAGCAATATTGAGAACTTGCCTGGTAGCATAAAATATCTTTCGCAGTTGAGAGATCTCAATGTGAGCAACTGTAGGAAGCTCCGTTCCTTGCCCGAGCTTCCATTCTTTTTACAAGACTTGAATGCAAGTAATTGCATTTCCCTAGAAATAGTATCCAACTTAGGGATCACAGTTTTGAAAGATTCATTTGACAAGCAGAAGAAGTTATCATTTTTCAGACAGATTcaggagaaagaaaaaatgtcTATTCGTCATCGTGAGTATTTCGGAAGATTTGAGTTCTATAATTGCATGAAATTGAATCAGATTGCGTGCCAGGCTATTATGGAAGAAGCTGTGATTATAATTCAGCTAGCAGCCAGCCTATCCTCAACGATTGATGATTGTAATGATCCTTACAGTCAAACCGGGGAAATTTCTAAGAATTTTGACCCTGAAGATTTGGTATATATTTCCCGTCCggtttatattattttaccaGGAAATGAAGTCCCAGATTGGTTCACACTTAAAAGTACAGACTCCTCTAGCATAACAACTGAACTTTCTTCATTGGGTTTTGCTTTCTGCCTTGTTGCTGGACCATCTGACTCAAACAGGAAGAAAATTTGTCGTACTGGTTATGTGGCAGGGTGTAGATGCTATGTTGGGGGAAATTATGCTGGAACATGCATTATAAAGTCTTCTTCTACTGATTCCAAATCAGATCAGGTATGGCTGTGGTATGACCAGATTTTAAACGTTGTAAATGGGAGCGGTTCTTCAGATAAGATCTCCTTTGAGTTTTTTGTCCGGCCTGGTAGTTCAGGACTTGTTGTGAAACATTGCGGAGTTCGACCATTGTATGCTCCGTTAGACACTATGCAATGTTCAAGCGAAGAAGTTATCCGAGAAGGTAAGAGAGCATATCAGGAGTTTGAAGGCAACAAAACTCCAACCAGTTATGCCCTTATTCGCCAATATGCTGTTCCTCGTGACAAGGGACTTGAATTGTCATTAAAAGAAAGGATTTCAGGGTATCCCGAAGGACAATTTGGGAAATCCATCCCATCAATTTCTTGTGCCACAAATGTTGTTGAACTTCAAATGCAACACAACTGCTATGGTAATTGTGCCGAAGTAATTGTTAGTTTTGGCCTTGTTGGTAGAAGTTCCCAGCCACTGCATGATCTGCGGTATTTAGCACGACAAATTCAGGATTACTATTGTTATTTTGGTGAACTTGTAAACAATATCAACGTCTTTTCATCTCTAAGGAGATTGTCTCTATATGATTGTAATATTGAAAGCTTGCCTGCTAGCATCAAGCATCTTTCATGTCTGGAATATCTTTCATTGAAGAACTGCAAGAGGCTTACGTCTCTCCCCAATCTTGTACCATCCCTTACGAGATTGTATGTTGTTGAGTGCACATCTCTGGAGACAGTTGAATTTGTTGAGGAAAACACCATGATTTTTCCAATATCCAATGAAATGGTTACCTATAACAAAGTATCGAGAATACAAGTTACTGAACCAAGAGCAAGTGTCAGAGACTGGTACATGGAAATGTCAATGTCAATGTCAAGGCCAGGAGATCCAATGTATATTGCGTTCAATGTTGGTCCAAGAACAACCAAGTCACTGAATTTGATGTGCGTAGGTGATACGGTAAAAGTTACTATTGAAATTAGGGAATTTAggttacaatatttacattatttacattaaATTAGGGAAATTAGggaataggagaaaataataaggaacaataaaatattattgataataatgtcaataaccctaattacaatatttacattatttacattctcaaatagtatgatactacattggtatttataaccaagtgaataaatttaaatctaaactaaatccctttattatagggctaagaataaacaaaccaaatcgagatattttctcaacaaataatattataatattttctattctaacactcccccttaagctaaagcttactaagctttaagcttgttacaaaattaaccctgaaaaaaaattaaatccattgatagcaagcCAACGAAGAGCAGCAACCAAAGAAGCAGTAGAGGAGCGGCTGAAGAGATGAATCCAtatcaaattaagtaaaaatacccgcggattgaaatATCACAAACGGGggcccgcggattaaagaatcacaaacgggtaactgTGGTTAAAGGTAACgggacccgcggattaaagaatcacaaacgggtaacggGATTAAAGGTAAAGGGGGCCCGCGGATTAAataatcacaaacgggtaacgaGATTAAAGGTAGCAGGGACCTgtggattaaagaatcacaaacgggtaacatGATTAAAGGTAACGGGGACCCGAAGagtaaagaatcacaaacgggtaacaaaataaaaagaaatttcaatGACGGCTAgagtttatatgaaaaaaaggttaagtaaagcatatatgaacaaaaaggTAAGTAAAATGAAGAATAATTGAGAGTTAAATCTCGGGGAAAATTGCAGCGGAATTATGTTTCAAGGTGGATAccatggctctgataccatgttgaaatTTGGGAATTTAGGTTAAAggaataggagaaaataataaggaacaataaaatattattgataataatgtcaataaccctaattacaatatttacattatttacattctcaaatagtatgatactaccttgatatttataaccaagtgaataaatttaaatctaaactaaatccctttattataggactaagaataaacaaaccaaatcgagatattttctcaacaaataatattataatattttctattctaacagTAACCATCACGTGAGAAATAGTAAAGGAAATCGAAGCCAACAATTTGGCAGTTTCATTTGAGATATTCAATTGCTATATCAAACAGTCTGCAGTGTGCCTTCGTAATTATGCAAACCATAATTGCCTGCCTTGGGCTTTGATTAGAATGCAAATTCCCTGCACAATTTTATTGTCTTTCCAACTGAAAACTTCAAGTTGCAATGCTCCTTTCATTGCTTCACAGGCATCTAATCCATTTTCTGTCTCCAGATTTTTTATCACATAATTatgaaacaatttatttgtttgAGTATCTTACAATagtgttttttaaaattgtatgTAAAAgacaagtttaaaaaaaaagttttgaaattttaaaattaatcattaTTTAATATTCGCATTAATcaataatatcaatttttttcatattttgattttttagaagtttAAACAAGTATTATGcgaagtaattttttttacattatttgttTTACACATTTAGAGAATCTCACACGTCCTACCAAAATGTCTGGAGTTTAAGTAATCTTACATTTAGAGAATATGAATttagcttgttcaaaaaaagagAATATGAATTTAGATCCTCTAAAGTGAGGAAATCAAGGATTGTTTTTGTAACAAATTTTTCCATGTGTTGAtccaaaacaaatattttaatgtaaCTATATTATGGTAGACACATAAAACATATACTTAATGTGTAATTTAGTggttatattttacttttcttataGTATTTGATCATAATCTAAAACTTCATTTAGTTTCCAAAAAATAGCACcaacaattaaatataatatttcacAAAATCAAATCATTATATAATTTCGTGGATAAATATTGCAATATACAAGTTGACTTAGGGAACTTTTAAAAGACTGCAATTCCTATTAGGCCAATTTTAGAACTGATTCAATACTCAATGACTTGAATCTTTGAAAATATATTGCAAAAGTGTAAATTAAGCCATTTGCATGTGTTGTTTGGTAATTAAAGAAGTCAAAATAATGGGGTGAACCACATGATATTCTGTATTTGAGCAAATATCTTGCTATCATCTGTAGAAATCAAGCACTGAACTCGTCAATGGAACACTAGTAGCTGCTATAATGGTATTCTGGTAAGATAATATATTGTTTCTACTATTAGTTACTAGGCATTTCAAGTGTAGAAGCTTTAGTTGTTACgcgaatggattctctcaagtgtgatttatacttgagagaataaagtgtaatctaacaccatctaaatttattttctctaaatttttatgtttctctcttgatcaatggtaacaaaccacactttattctctcaaatGTAAATTatacttgagagaatccattgtCAGTTGCTAATTATCCATTATTTTAAGTTGTTACTTATCCATTATTTTTTACTCCATCAATCAGATTTTGACAAATGTGCTGGATGATTCGGATTCCTTAGTAAGAGAGATTGGTTTTTCGTTGGTCGTTGAAATGCTCAAAACACAGGTTCGCTCATATCAACACTTGCCACTGTGCATCTTTTTGCCACTGTACATCTTTTTGAAATTGATATATATGTTATATTAAAGGCAAATTTTTAACTACCCATCACACAAAATTGAGTAATTTGACCCATCCTAGTTGTCAACTGTAGATAAATCtatgtatattattattgtgtCACTACTATTATTAGATAATTGCATTTTTAACCCCAAATGCATTAATAACAGTTTTATCATTTCCAATTCAATTAGCCAATTAAGGTGCTCACTTCCACTTTCACTTGAAAACACACGTAGGTAGCATTAGTTAGTGCTTAGCCATAACCATTGTTGCTCCACTTTAACTTCCA
This genomic interval from Trifolium pratense cultivar HEN17-A07 linkage group LG6, ARS_RC_1.1, whole genome shotgun sequence contains the following:
- the LOC123891409 gene encoding disease resistance protein RPV1-like, whose amino-acid sequence is MGSSSTFGASQSNSKHDVFLNFRGEDTRCNFTSHLYAALVRKNVHTFIDDEEIERGDSISPTLFSAIESSKICVTIFSQDYASSAWCLDELAKIIECNENKKLIVIPVFYHIDPSHVRHQRGTYEDAFTKHEQRFKDNLFKVQKWRTALHQAANSAGWDSSNIRLEADLVEKIVEDILDKLKCISPHVPKKGLVGITRHMAHVESLLCTGSADVRIIGIWGMGGIGKTTIAEAIYTKVSSQYDGCYFAANVREKWKYSRENELRTKLLAGVLGNQNLDISTPTISSTFVVGRLQCKKLLIVLDDISDSKQIEYLVGEKDWFGPGSRIIVTTRNKEVFNSGVDELYQVKVLNSHESLKLFSLKAFQQDHPMREYQHLSDRAVDYAKGNPLALKVLGSNLCAKRPKEWESALEKLKKIPKAEIYDVLRLSYEGLDPEEQNIFLDIACCLKGKTKCSITRILDGCGFSTEIGMRSLEDKSLVTISNGNEVEVHDLIQEMGWQIVREESMKEPGKRSRLWDPKEIYDVLKYNTGTDSIESIVLDMSQIKEVTLRPQTFDRMYKIRLLNFHVPSHGKRRTNVHFSRSLECLPDELSYLRWDFFPLKSLPPSFCAEKLVELDLKHSLVEKLWNGVQDLVNLKLLNLGGCKHLIELPDMSLASKLEEVHLDDCTSLLHVPSSILSLDSLFALNLRGCKELRYIQSEKQSRSLTWLNLRGCSRLVKYSVISEKLDSLNLDDTAIEELPSLVIGLDCSIQLLDCPKLEKLPATFDSSLSITSLRLDNCLNLSKLPDNLGLLSKLNKLSLRGSNIENLPGSIKYLSQLRDLNVSNCRKLRSLPELPFFLQDLNASNCISLEIVSNLGITVLKDSFDKQKKLSFFRQIQEKEKMSIRHREYFGRFEFYNCMKLNQIACQAIMEEAVIIIQLAASLSSTIDDCNDPYSQTGEISKNFDPEDLVYISRPVYIILPGNEVPDWFTLKSTDSSSITTELSSLGFAFCLVAGPSDSNRKKICRTGYVAGCRCYVGGNYAGTCIIKSSSTDSKSDQVWLWYDQILNVVNGSGSSDKISFEFFVRPGSSGLVVKHCGVRPLYAPLDTMQCSSEEVIREGKRAYQEFEGNKTPTSYALIRQYAVPRDKGLELSLKERISGYPEGQFGKSIPSISCATNVVELQMQHNCYGNCAEVIVSFGLVGRSSQPLHDLRYLARQIQDYYCYFGELVNNINVFSSLRRLSLYDCNIESLPASIKHLSCLEYLSLKNCKRLTSLPNLVPSLTRLYVVECTSLETVEFVEENTMIFPISNEMVTYNKVSRIQVTEPRASVRDWYMEMSMSMSRPGDPMYIAFNVGPRTTKSLNLMCVGDTVKVTIEIREFRLQYLHYLH